In a single window of the Thunnus maccoyii chromosome 7, fThuMac1.1, whole genome shotgun sequence genome:
- the LOC121899840 gene encoding eukaryotic translation initiation factor 4 gamma 1-like — translation MNMEKQKNMDVTFMLVPLNAAEKRKIKRRKVNGGEPVVFVEPSTSTRKRLEPKAPSEQAMRKNKGPSKNPVIFLDKSASTKTPEVNITFGCPSTQKKPVSGQCSASKKEVASHSINVRRQREPYVSGERSASKKEAKAASQQPAVQTQMRNWTKQRERKAKVPSEVSATLPRVTEKDKQIKPKEVISLVRTTLDHLTAETFKDLMTKLQNVTVDSEERLNSVINLIFEKAMSRPDSSALYANMCRCLTKMIVPAKDLKLPGSFQTLLIRRCQAEFVKHHGKDETFEQMQSKDVSLIITTTKFLEEQEEEHQRLRNELDNAEASSRSVSNIKFIAELFRLKMLSEAAVHSCMQRLLNNQDEESLECICTLLNSIGKELELLTPKKIMDSYFRKVADIIKQGKTSSRVSDLLKNIADLRHRNWIPECIDMDQIVMEDEHSGDSTNSLSSSSSSSSSSGHSTIHQTSAVVQLSSESAVCKEEPALPSLDADSSSANQHIQDSEESHPFDKQNDKQEDNSHPELNKEETRQTLSFTPFQHSLTEDEMEIFAEAIIDKYLRTDDLKEVLHIVSHLNSPSVLYIFVRNAVDLTFECGSRTRRQVGMLLLELVKSGALHTEQFFRGLKEILQVADYISTDVPEIWLCLAEVLSPVLHEGGISMAELFGEIQTLVPLGPAGVLLAHILTILSSSISLKTIKAMWNNAGVKWQDFLHSGDDIRKFTANWKVEYTDG, via the exons ATGAacatggaaaaacagaaaaacatggaTGTAACATTCATGCTAGTTCCTCTTAATgcagcagagaagaggaaaatTAAAAGGAGGAAGGTCAACGGAGGAGAGCCAGTCGTTTTCGTGGAGCCCTCAACCTCCACAAGAAAACGATTAGAACCAAAGGCTCCTTCGGAACAAGccatgaggaaaaacaaaggaCCTTCAAAAAACCCTGTCATTTTCCTAGATAAATCAGCCTCCACCAAGACACCAGAGGTGAACATTACTTTTGGGTGTCCATCAACCCAAAAGAAGCCTGTTTCAGGTCAGTGTTCAGCCTCCAAGAAAGAGGTTGCTTCTCATTCCATCAATGTGAGAAGACAGAGGGAGCCGTATGTTTCAGGAGAGCGTTCAGCCTCCAAAAAAGAGGCAAAGGCTGCTTCTCAACAACCTGCCGTCCAGACCCAGATGAGGAATTGGACCAAACAGAGGGAGCGTAAAGCTAAAGTTCCCTCTGAGGTATCTGCAACTCTGCCTCGTGTCACAGAGAAAGACAAGCAGATCAAACCAAAAGAGGTCATCAGTTTGGTGAGGACCACCTTAGACCACCTGACTGCTGAAACATTTAAGGACCTTATGACTAAGCTGCAAAACGTGACAGTGGACTCAGAAGAGAGGTTGAACTCAGTCATCAACCTCATCTTTGAGAAGGCCATGTCGAGGCCAGACTCATCTGCACTGTACGCCAACATGTGCCGCTGCCTAACAAAA atgATAGTCCCCGCAAAAGACCTGAAACTCCCTGGCAGTTTTCAAACGCTACTTATCAGGCGCTGCCAGGCTGAGTTTGTGAAGCACCACGGCAAGGATGAGACCTTTGAGCAGATGCAGAGTAAAGATGTAAGTTTAATTATCACAACTACCAAATTCTTGGAAGAGCAAGAGGAAGAGCACCAGCGACTGAGGAATGAGCTGGACAACGCCGAAGCATCCAGTCGCTCTGTATCAAACATTAAGTTTATTGCAGAGCTCTTCAGGCTGAAGATGTTGAGTGAGGCTGCGGTGCATAGCTGTATGCAGAGACTCCTAAACAACCAGGACGAAGAGTCTCTGGAGTGTATCTGTACTCTCCTGAACAGCATTGGTAAGGAGTTAGAGCTACTGACACCAAAGAAAATCATGGACAGTTACTTCAGGAAAGTGGCTGATATCATTAAACAGGGAAAGACGTCATCAAGAGTGTCTGACCTGCTGAAAAACATAGCAGATCTCAGACACAGGAACTGGATACCTGAATGCATAGACATGGACCAGATTGTTATGGAAGATGAGCATTCAGGTGACAGTACCAACAGCCTCTCCTCTTCATCGTCCTCCTCGTCATCTTCAGGACACTCCACCATTCATCAGACATCTGCTGTGGTACAATTGTCATCAGAGTCTGCAGTCTGCAAAGAAGAACCAGCTTTGCCATCACTGGATGCGGACTCCAGCTCTGCTAATCAGCATATTCAAGACAGTGAGGAGAGTCACCCGTTTGACAAGCAGAATGATAAACAGGAGGATAATAGCCACCCAGAGTTGAATAAAGAAGAGACTCGCCAAACTCTTTCTTTCACTCCATTTCAACACTCATTGACCGAGGATGAGATGGAGATCTTCGCAGAGGCTATAATTGACAAGTATCTGAGGACAGATGACTTGAAAGAGGTGCTGCACATCGTCTCACACCTCAACAGCCCATCAGTCCTCTATATTTTTGTCAGGAATGCTGTAGACTTGACGTTCGAGTGTGGCAGCAGGACTCGGCGGCAGGTGGGCATGTTGCTGCTTGAGCTTGTCAAATCGGGGGCTCTGCACACAGAGCAGTTCTTCAGAGGATTGAAGGAGATCTTGCAGGTCGCGGATTACATTTCCACAGATGTGCCTGAGATATGGCTCTGCCTTGCTGAGGTCCTCAGCCCCGTGCTGCATGAGGGAGGCATCTCCATGGCAGAGCTCTTTGGGGAAATCCAAACTCTTGTGCCTCTTGGACCAGCTGGTGTGCTATTGGCTCATATCCTCACCATCTTGTCCAGCAGCATCTCACTGAAGACCATCAAAGCGATGTGGAACAACGCTGGAGTCAAATGGCAGGATTTCCTTCACAGCGGTGACGACATCAGAAAGTTTACTGCCAACTGGAAGGTGGAGTACACCGACGGATAG
- the cbarpb gene encoding voltage-dependent calcium channel beta subunit-associated regulatory protein isoform X2, with product MSNESTVWNILPENSTIPFETEEQQDGYALLLVILSIFLVGTLISITVLLIACRRCCRGGQCCARASDDPEKTNTTYVEESQPTHEITIRVDESDCLSMASSHDQETERFLSTGTTGRRVSFNEAALFDHGKKAQEKGRRYTLTEGDFHHLKNARLTHLHIPPPALKIVTIHECDSAENTITMTTRPVAKSALSIFQPMLCPLPQTALTSLSVNPSCALPGDALNSTVVDTSFSENTITLSTKEPSSSSIEMMGAGPRGRGSSVSVGEGAAAGSGASPASSSAGSQGPVLQFFTKLRRHASLEGASPYFKIKKWKLDSSQRASSLDTRGSPKRRQFQRQRAASESMDQDDNDAHHIDLIQYIARTQDVPYCPSQPTTRLLSPPSTPPPSLGRVEVEVLVEPSCSHSGPGVIGLSPDPQDEALSLARRECVDPLDPLDPQDPQSLYRDIWSLRATLEHYAASDQSSNNDRNSVCSDADSVCSLGGRTETERGGLPSYPSQDLGDETEAGEDEKDFLVYMDEKLGAKEAKKRKQESTESERGGSDGETGTRKLLQMDSGYASIEAPSRGPEDLRLFGSSSSSGSPKDRTAHEKRHHFTSAGRTGTIGESFESHLFEEEPEDELLLGASGGVTIETGADSLSWFPYGQMLTPREAAQPSPQLPTLHRRDYSIDEKTDALFHEFLRHDPQFDQQESPLRKHRSRIHLRKQWQRHKQWSDPGVRHFQSSFERQRTPLRRGDSVNYPLDTSYHSTLPRIVSAPDEETSDSSAPETPKIEPTTIKDGGKEREQGVTVRDSEDHASSSTPPLSEHPDPQEDSKQSGLPPEPLDERSPPPQLPDSSGYGPQTITAELTDKLTANLDDRLYMGLRRTKDTATECVSVTATHASPDHSPV from the exons ATGAGCAATGAGTCTACCGTCTGGAACATCCTACCAGAAAACTCCACA ATCCCGTTCGAGACCGAGGAGCAGCAAGATGGCTATGCACTCCTCCTGGTGATCCTCTCCATCTTCCTGGTAGGAACGCTGATCTCAATCACTGTCCTCCTCATCGCCTGCCGTCGCTGCTGTCGAGGAGGGCAATGCTGCGCCAG GGCCAGCGATGACCCCGAGAAAACCAACACCACCTACGTGGAGGAGTCACAGCCTACCCATG AAATCACCATCAGGGTGGATGAGTCAGACTGCCTGTCAATGGCCAGCTCTCACGACCAAGAGACGGAGCGCTTCCTCTCCACGGGCACCACGGGCCGCCGCGTCTCCTTCAATGAGGCCGCGCTCTTCGATCATGGCAAGAAGGCCCAGGAGAAGGGCCGCAG GTACACTCTGACCGAGGGCGACTTCCACCACCTGAAGAACGCCCGGCTCACGCACCTCCACATCCCTCCCCCAGCCCTCAAGATAGTCACTATCCATGAGTGCGACTCGGCTGAGAACACCATCACCATGACAACGCGCCCTGTCGCTAAGTCAGCACTTTCCATCTTCCAG CCAATGCTGTGCCCCCTGCCACAAACAGCATTGACCAGCCTGAGCGTCAATCCCAGCTGTGCCCTCCCTGGAGATGCTCTCAACTCAACTGTGGTGGACACCAGCTTCAGTGAAAACACTATAACTCTCAGCACTAAGGAGCCCAGCTCCAGCTCT ATTGAGATGATGGGAGCGGGTCCCCGGGGCAGAGGCAGCAGCGTCAGTGTCGGAGAGGGGGCCGCGGCGGGGAGCGGGGCCTCTCCTGCTAGCAGCAGTGCAGGAAGCCAGGGGCCTGTGCTGCAGTTCTTCACTAAACTGCGGCGCCATGCTAGTCTGGAAGGGGCCAGTCCCTACTTCAAGATCAAGAAATGGAAGCTGGACAGCAGCCAGAGAGCCTCAAGTCTGGACACCAGAG GCTCTCCAAAGAGGAGACAGTTCCAGCGCCAGCGAGCTGCCAGTGAGAGCATGGACCAGGACGACAACGACGCGCACCACATAGACCTCATCCAGTACATCGCCCGCACCCAGGACGTCCCCTACTGTCCCAGCCAGCCCACTACacgcctcctctctcctccgtccACACCACCTCCCTCCCTCGGCAG GGTAGAGGTTGAGGTGTTAGTGGAGCCAAGTTGCAGCCATAGTGGACCAGGGGTGATTGGCCTATCCCCTGATCCCCAAGACGAAGCACTGTCCCTGGCAAGAAGGGAATGTGTTGATCCTTTGGACCCCCTAGATCCCCAGGACCCCCAGTCACTTTACAGAGACATCTGGTCGCTACGTGCAACACTGGAACACTACGCTGCCTCTGACCAGAGCAGCAACAATGATAGGAACTCCGTCTGCAGCGATGCTGACAGTGTGTGTTCACTGGGCGGACGCACGGAGACGGAAAGAGGAGGGCTCCCTAGCTACCCATCCCAGGATTTAGGGGATGAGACAGAGGCTGGAGAGGATGAGAAAGACTTTTTGGTGTATATGGATGAGAAGTTGGGGGCGAAGGAggcaaaaaagaggaaacaggaaagCACAGAATCAGAGCGAGGGGGCAGCGACGGAGAAACAGGGACTCGTAAATTGCTGCAGATGGACAGCGGCTACGCATCGATAGAGGCTCCATCTCGTGGTCCAGAAGACTTGCGACTGTttgggagcagcagcagcagtggcagcccTAAGGACAGAACAGCCCATGAGAAAAGGCACCACTTCACCAGTGCAGGGCGAACTGGCACTATCGGTGAGAGCTTTGAGTCTCATCTCTTCGAGGAGGAGCCGGAAGATGAGCTGTTACTGGGCGCCAGTGGAGGAGTTACCATAGAAACTGGTGCTGATTCACTGAGCTGGTTCCCATACGGTCAGATGCTCACACCTCGAGAGGCTGCACAGCCCTCACCTCAACTTCCAACCCTGCACCGGAGAGACTACAGCATAGACGAGAAGACGGACGCGCTCTTCCACGAATTTCTCCGCCACGACCCTCAATTTGACCAGCAGGAGTCGCCACTGAGGAAGCACCGGTCCAGAATCCACCTTCGTAAACAGTGGCAGCGGCACAAGCAGTGGAGCGACCCTGGTGTCAGACACTTTCAGTCCTCTTTTGAGAGACAACGAACCCCGCTACGGAGGGGCGACAGTGTTAACTACCCACTGGACACAAGCTACCACAGCACGCTCCCCCGCATTGTCAGTGCACCTGATGAGGAGACCAGCGACAGCAGCGCTCCTGAAACTCCGAAGATAGAGCCTACGACTATCAAGGATGGGgggaaggagagggagcagGGTGTCACTGTCAGAGACTCTGAGGACCACGCCTCATCTTCTACCCCACCTCTGAGTGAGCATCCTGACCCTCAGGAGGACAGCAAACAGTCTGGACTCCCTCCCGAGCCCTTGGATGAGCGCTCGCCCCCTCCTCAGCTGCCCGACTCGTCAGGCTATGGCCCGCAAACCATCACAGCAGAGCTCACAGACAAACTGACTGCTAACCTAGATGACAGGCTGTACATGGGCCTTCGCAGGACCAAGGACACAGCAACTGAGTGTGTGTCGGTGACGGCCACACATGCTTCTCCGGACCACAGCCCAGTGTAG
- the cbarpb gene encoding voltage-dependent calcium channel beta subunit-associated regulatory protein isoform X1 has product MSNESTVWNILPENSTEIPFETEEQQDGYALLLVILSIFLVGTLISITVLLIACRRCCRGGQCCARASDDPEKTNTTYVEESQPTHEITIRVDESDCLSMASSHDQETERFLSTGTTGRRVSFNEAALFDHGKKAQEKGRRYTLTEGDFHHLKNARLTHLHIPPPALKIVTIHECDSAENTITMTTRPVAKSALSIFQPMLCPLPQTALTSLSVNPSCALPGDALNSTVVDTSFSENTITLSTKEPSSSSIEMMGAGPRGRGSSVSVGEGAAAGSGASPASSSAGSQGPVLQFFTKLRRHASLEGASPYFKIKKWKLDSSQRASSLDTRGSPKRRQFQRQRAASESMDQDDNDAHHIDLIQYIARTQDVPYCPSQPTTRLLSPPSTPPPSLGRVEVEVLVEPSCSHSGPGVIGLSPDPQDEALSLARRECVDPLDPLDPQDPQSLYRDIWSLRATLEHYAASDQSSNNDRNSVCSDADSVCSLGGRTETERGGLPSYPSQDLGDETEAGEDEKDFLVYMDEKLGAKEAKKRKQESTESERGGSDGETGTRKLLQMDSGYASIEAPSRGPEDLRLFGSSSSSGSPKDRTAHEKRHHFTSAGRTGTIGESFESHLFEEEPEDELLLGASGGVTIETGADSLSWFPYGQMLTPREAAQPSPQLPTLHRRDYSIDEKTDALFHEFLRHDPQFDQQESPLRKHRSRIHLRKQWQRHKQWSDPGVRHFQSSFERQRTPLRRGDSVNYPLDTSYHSTLPRIVSAPDEETSDSSAPETPKIEPTTIKDGGKEREQGVTVRDSEDHASSSTPPLSEHPDPQEDSKQSGLPPEPLDERSPPPQLPDSSGYGPQTITAELTDKLTANLDDRLYMGLRRTKDTATECVSVTATHASPDHSPV; this is encoded by the exons ATGAGCAATGAGTCTACCGTCTGGAACATCCTACCAGAAAACTCCACA GAGATCCCGTTCGAGACCGAGGAGCAGCAAGATGGCTATGCACTCCTCCTGGTGATCCTCTCCATCTTCCTGGTAGGAACGCTGATCTCAATCACTGTCCTCCTCATCGCCTGCCGTCGCTGCTGTCGAGGAGGGCAATGCTGCGCCAG GGCCAGCGATGACCCCGAGAAAACCAACACCACCTACGTGGAGGAGTCACAGCCTACCCATG AAATCACCATCAGGGTGGATGAGTCAGACTGCCTGTCAATGGCCAGCTCTCACGACCAAGAGACGGAGCGCTTCCTCTCCACGGGCACCACGGGCCGCCGCGTCTCCTTCAATGAGGCCGCGCTCTTCGATCATGGCAAGAAGGCCCAGGAGAAGGGCCGCAG GTACACTCTGACCGAGGGCGACTTCCACCACCTGAAGAACGCCCGGCTCACGCACCTCCACATCCCTCCCCCAGCCCTCAAGATAGTCACTATCCATGAGTGCGACTCGGCTGAGAACACCATCACCATGACAACGCGCCCTGTCGCTAAGTCAGCACTTTCCATCTTCCAG CCAATGCTGTGCCCCCTGCCACAAACAGCATTGACCAGCCTGAGCGTCAATCCCAGCTGTGCCCTCCCTGGAGATGCTCTCAACTCAACTGTGGTGGACACCAGCTTCAGTGAAAACACTATAACTCTCAGCACTAAGGAGCCCAGCTCCAGCTCT ATTGAGATGATGGGAGCGGGTCCCCGGGGCAGAGGCAGCAGCGTCAGTGTCGGAGAGGGGGCCGCGGCGGGGAGCGGGGCCTCTCCTGCTAGCAGCAGTGCAGGAAGCCAGGGGCCTGTGCTGCAGTTCTTCACTAAACTGCGGCGCCATGCTAGTCTGGAAGGGGCCAGTCCCTACTTCAAGATCAAGAAATGGAAGCTGGACAGCAGCCAGAGAGCCTCAAGTCTGGACACCAGAG GCTCTCCAAAGAGGAGACAGTTCCAGCGCCAGCGAGCTGCCAGTGAGAGCATGGACCAGGACGACAACGACGCGCACCACATAGACCTCATCCAGTACATCGCCCGCACCCAGGACGTCCCCTACTGTCCCAGCCAGCCCACTACacgcctcctctctcctccgtccACACCACCTCCCTCCCTCGGCAG GGTAGAGGTTGAGGTGTTAGTGGAGCCAAGTTGCAGCCATAGTGGACCAGGGGTGATTGGCCTATCCCCTGATCCCCAAGACGAAGCACTGTCCCTGGCAAGAAGGGAATGTGTTGATCCTTTGGACCCCCTAGATCCCCAGGACCCCCAGTCACTTTACAGAGACATCTGGTCGCTACGTGCAACACTGGAACACTACGCTGCCTCTGACCAGAGCAGCAACAATGATAGGAACTCCGTCTGCAGCGATGCTGACAGTGTGTGTTCACTGGGCGGACGCACGGAGACGGAAAGAGGAGGGCTCCCTAGCTACCCATCCCAGGATTTAGGGGATGAGACAGAGGCTGGAGAGGATGAGAAAGACTTTTTGGTGTATATGGATGAGAAGTTGGGGGCGAAGGAggcaaaaaagaggaaacaggaaagCACAGAATCAGAGCGAGGGGGCAGCGACGGAGAAACAGGGACTCGTAAATTGCTGCAGATGGACAGCGGCTACGCATCGATAGAGGCTCCATCTCGTGGTCCAGAAGACTTGCGACTGTttgggagcagcagcagcagtggcagcccTAAGGACAGAACAGCCCATGAGAAAAGGCACCACTTCACCAGTGCAGGGCGAACTGGCACTATCGGTGAGAGCTTTGAGTCTCATCTCTTCGAGGAGGAGCCGGAAGATGAGCTGTTACTGGGCGCCAGTGGAGGAGTTACCATAGAAACTGGTGCTGATTCACTGAGCTGGTTCCCATACGGTCAGATGCTCACACCTCGAGAGGCTGCACAGCCCTCACCTCAACTTCCAACCCTGCACCGGAGAGACTACAGCATAGACGAGAAGACGGACGCGCTCTTCCACGAATTTCTCCGCCACGACCCTCAATTTGACCAGCAGGAGTCGCCACTGAGGAAGCACCGGTCCAGAATCCACCTTCGTAAACAGTGGCAGCGGCACAAGCAGTGGAGCGACCCTGGTGTCAGACACTTTCAGTCCTCTTTTGAGAGACAACGAACCCCGCTACGGAGGGGCGACAGTGTTAACTACCCACTGGACACAAGCTACCACAGCACGCTCCCCCGCATTGTCAGTGCACCTGATGAGGAGACCAGCGACAGCAGCGCTCCTGAAACTCCGAAGATAGAGCCTACGACTATCAAGGATGGGgggaaggagagggagcagGGTGTCACTGTCAGAGACTCTGAGGACCACGCCTCATCTTCTACCCCACCTCTGAGTGAGCATCCTGACCCTCAGGAGGACAGCAAACAGTCTGGACTCCCTCCCGAGCCCTTGGATGAGCGCTCGCCCCCTCCTCAGCTGCCCGACTCGTCAGGCTATGGCCCGCAAACCATCACAGCAGAGCTCACAGACAAACTGACTGCTAACCTAGATGACAGGCTGTACATGGGCCTTCGCAGGACCAAGGACACAGCAACTGAGTGTGTGTCGGTGACGGCCACACATGCTTCTCCGGACCACAGCCCAGTGTAG